GATAAGTGTTTCTCTGCTTTGACTGAAAATAGTTCTGTAAAATCAAATATGGTGCAGttcaccagacacacacaaaaagtcttTTGggatcatttttatattttcagtttgtgcaaatgtgaaaagcaatccaggtagacacacacatggtcGCATGAGCCCAAAACAGTCCCATTtcatatataaatgtttttcatggttAAATTTTCCAGAATATTTAATAGAGAGGTTTTAGTAACATTTActatatcacaatatatattgAAGTTGCAAAACTATATATACTGTTTGGTAAGGGTATGTATGGAAGTGAAACTTTTGCTTATTGCATATTGTGGACACATATTTGAGAGTTTGTGTGTAGTTGGCATCACACACCTTGAAagcagtctctgtgtgtgtgtgtgtgtgtgtgtgtttgaactgtaCCGATGCCGTGTTTCTCCATCAGTGATATGAGGTCGGCTTCAGTGAGCAGCTGAGGAGGACTCGTCTGTCCGTCCGTCATCTCGATAGCGGAGGGCTGGAACTGGGAGCCTTGCTCAAACACTGGAATCAGCTAGCACACACAAAGCAGGTTTACTGGGAGATATCCCACACAAGCAGCAAGAGGCAGCAGGCaatcttaacacacacacacacacacacacacacacacacacacacacacacacacacacacacgcgcgcaccATACCTTGGTGCTCCACCTGTCATACGGGTAAATGTCCAGGTAGTTCCTTGCAATTATCATGAGTCCTGAGGTGGAGAACTTCTCCTGGGCGATGTCTATGTCCACCACAGTCTCCTGTCCCAAAGCATCCTGGGATACGCAAGCCAGGAAGTGCCGGACAATGAACTCATACACACGTCCTTCATTGCCCTggacacagaggaaacagaaagttATTACCTCACATCGCATGTTTCCAAATGTGGAGTGAATATGCGCACGCACAAATATGACAATCtgttcatgtgtatgtttgtgtatgtttagaCACAAAATGCccataaattaaaaatgacatgGGGGCtaaaattcttcttttttgttttgtcctgatGTTCTTTCTTGTTTATTAtgattcaaaatgtgttttgtggacttaCCTGCAGTGTATTGGAGTACTTGGTGGGGTGTATGGGGGGATGGGCTTGATCAGATTTCTTTCCCTGGCGTGGGTTGGGACCCTCAGGCTGGTTGAGCACCCGCTGGGCGAACGTCCCCCAGACCGGACTTTGTGTCTGCTGCTCCACCAGGGGGCCGAGAGCCAGGTTTGCGGGAAAAATATTTGTCTCTGTACGGGGGTAGCTGATATACCTGAGCAGAAAAACCCCACAGTCACAATTATCTTTACACAGATATACTAGGAAATGTGACATTGGTAAATTCATCTATAAAAACGCCTGAAAGACACTACCCTGCCAAATGGTGTCCTTTcatgtacaaaaacaagcaTGACTTTGAGGTGGCATAACAACCTggtaaagaaaaaatacatttgaccGCTTCACTGTCACCACAAAGCCTCTAATAAGGTGGCTTCAAGCCAACTATCTGACTGAAACAAGTTCAAATGAAAGATCGAAAATACTGTGGGAGGATAAAGTGATAAGGACATTTAGCATATGGTCGGACCAAGACAATACTTTCTGTGTGGATGGCAGTATGCATCTACATTACCTAACACATGCACTCACCCTTGGGTATAGAGCTTTTCTGCAATTTTCATGGTCTCTTTGGCATTTATTCTTAGCTTCCGAGATGCCAGTTTCTCCAGTTCCTGTTGGTCAGATAAAGGAAGTGAAGACTGTTAAGAGTGGAAAAACAACTATATACACTTTATACCATaaacagatgtgttttcagatgcagtgtatgtgtgtgtctttgtgtgtgtctgtttgactTTATATTCTTACCACAGTGTCCAAAGGCAGCGGTCTCCACTTGCTCTTGGGTTTGCTGGTTACTGAGGTGACTGTTgctatgggatcctggaagtgAATGAAAGGATATTCTGGTGTGTACCTTTCTACATGTGGCTTTTAGCCAATTTTATTCAGGCAGGTCGACAACAAATTCAAAGCTACTGCTGTGTCCTTCTGAGGTAACAGCTGCAGGTGGGTTACACGTGTGGATGCACTTACACCAAAGAGtagagacacactcacacagttggTACAAGTCCATGGTGCCTTTCTAGGTTGGCAACATCAACTATCTGTGTATAATTTCACTTCGTAGTATCAGGATCGGTCAACGAACGCAATTAAGCTATGCTTTTATGAATGGTTTCCATTTTGTTTGGAATGCACGAACATACAGGCGATGTGATACACACTCCTGTGAATGGTtaccactgatctacaggttCCAGTAGcgaagaaagaaatgcagaaatgtaccagcaaaggcagagaagcagaagactgctagcaaaggaaaatggatgtaaacaatgtcaAAATTGGGGGGAATAAAATCAgctttgcagatgttttatgaggaaggaagaGCAATCAATGCTTTTGTGAGGCctaaaggacacacacaatgtgtttggGTGAAGAATAGTGAATGTAAACagtaactttgtttgtttacaagaaaactccaaagggcacctttaaagctccactaattttttttttgttggccaTTTTGGCTCATCAAAAAACTTAAAATGCATGTATAATTTCGGGACTTATTTGCTGCATCTAACCAGAATCACTGCCCCGCTGAAAGCAGTTTAAGACAGTTAGAGTCTAAGCCGGCCAAATCACATTCAGTATGCTGGGGGAGTGTGCAGCAGGGTGGGTTACCTACCACATCTTCTCTGAAATATCAGGAAAGATTGTTtgaatttcagaaaaaaataaactgcataTTAAATATGTAGAGATGCATGATACAATTTTAGGTATTTGTctctatttgttatttattataatttatgtgtttacatacatttacataataatTAAACTGTGAGATGTTTTTCTTGATTAGGTATTACTTAAAGAAACTGAAGGAAAGAAGTAACtctgacatacagtattgtgtttgtctgaccTGACTTTGGCTCCTGATCGTCACATCTCGCTCAGCGGGGAACAGTGAAAACTAGCTACGTGATAATTACATGCTCGTCAGCTGAGAGCATCTTGGCAAATACTTAGTGAAAGTGACAGTCAGAGATTCAGATGACACCTCTATCCTGTTACCAGAACTGAGACCACACagggtttaaaacaaaaagatgctGCAGCGAgatcaacaaacaaaagattacagaacaacaaaatgtactgaCACTATCgcacaaataataacaaaatcatTGTATCTACACAAAGTGTGTGAGGGTGATAATGATTGTGGCTGAGTTATCAGACTTCATCACAGTATTATAACAACTTGCATGCAATATCATAAGCACATATTGGGTAAAAagatttgatgtgttttgaccTGATTCGACCAACATAATTTTGTGGATTTTCTTATTAGTTACACATTTTATGCtacaaacatttcttaaaagCTTTTAAGacaatgtaatattttatttatttgcatcCAATATTTGTGTTTGATGAGGTTAGTAAGTATGTGTTGTGcatttgtagtgttttttttccattttagttCTGTATGACGACAGTCTGCCATGTGTTGTagtaaacaaacatacacagttACGGTAGGGCAGCAGGTAGCTGTAAGTGTTTAGTCTGTAAGTTTAGTCAACATGCCAATTCAAATTAGCTTATTAATGTGTATATTACGAGAATAAACCATAACTCCCTAAAGGAATTAGGGATTAGGCAAATAAGTTTGGCCTTTTGCTTGCAACCTCACATCTGTTACATTTAGTTTTCTCAAGAAAGAGCTCAGAATAGCAACATCAGCTGACCTCCAAAGCTTACCAGTGCAGGCATCTTCGATATGCATGTGCAAAAATACAATACTTTAGAGGATCTAGAGGGATTTCAAGGCCTGCTTTAATTCATTATAACACTCTAAGAGAGCGCACAACAATGCATAGAtttgcacacattcacatgctcagcataaaacatacacatacaaacaggcACATACCTCCATGCAGATCTGGTAGAGCACCAGGCAAGCTGTGTGGTTGAAGAGACGGTTTCTCTTCCAGCTGAACTCTACAgtgtcctcctccacctcatgcagcactgagacaaagacagatggaaagaacagaagggatgaagaggagtgaGTATTAGTTTAAAACCTTAATACTTTCATGTCCATTGGATCTGTTTGTCCGATTGTCTGTGCATGGATGAGTTTGTACCTTTGATCTTGTAGAAAGTCTCAGGTATGAAAGCCTGGATGGCTTTGAAGCGCTCCACGACAAAGCCCAGAGTGGGAAACTGACAGCTGCCGTATGAGATCAGCTGATTGGCCAGGGACTGTGGAAAGATCTTCTGCAGGCGAAGCGTCTGGAATCGAGTGAAGGACGCACCTGcaggagatgaagatgagcacaggagagaggaggtcaCTACTACTTACATGGTTTCCATTTTATGTGACGTATTTTGCAGACACACTGGTATCATAGGTGAAGTGACATTTAACCAAGGTCGTCATCCAGAATTAGAATTGTGATTGTGCCGTATGAACCATTATCTGTTGAGCCATCCCATACTCCTGAAATCACCTGCATTAGTGTGTTGCTATGCATTATTCTTTACAGTTTAAGAGAGCTACCGTACCTATCCGCAGGTCCAGCTCCTGACGGACATCAACAGCATCGCTGATGTTAGCATCTGGTGCCATTAGAGTCTCACAAGCTCTCCGAATGGAGTTGGGTGTGATCTCGGAAAACTTTGCCCGAAAGACTTGCAAATTGGGCTTCactaaaaaacatatataaaaagcatacacacacactgtcatcaggagacatataaatatgaatattaattcTACATTATTCAAGGgacaattcaacattttgggatgagaagactgataccactcttatgtctgtataataaatgaagctagagccagaatatggttagcttagcttagcgtcTGCTGtccgtagcttcatatttaccatatagacatgagtggtatcaatcttctcatctaactctcagtagcgtgtttccccaaaatgttgaactattcctttaaatattaCTATCATACCTGCTTTGCATACATCTATGATTTCAAAGCCaatgttttctccctctctgtcacaaTCAGTCCAGATAACTATGGCCTGGCACTGCCTCACCTCTTTCTCTAGAGTCCgctagagagacagacaagagaaaggaaagaaagagggtcAGAGGTGTCTACTTAGGGGGagtcataaatatttcatgtccATTTCTATTATCCATAGTCATCATTATTTCCTTTTAATGAAAATTGTGGCCTCCTACTGTTAAGAGATgaaagggcaaaaaaaagaacatcatcTGGGTCTAATGCCCactcaaaatgaacaaatgtatatatacaaacGTATAgcttattagttattattactAATATCAATCTAACATCACAATAGTACACACAATGTGGATACAGAAAGAGTGACAGTAAAGACTTCAATGAGCATACCTTGATTTGACCCATGTTATCTGGACAGTACTTCTCTACTTCAGCATCAAATAACAACACGGGGTTGCAACTGTGCCTTTGAagagaaaatgtacaaatggGTTGTTATGACACTGTGCGATGCTGAATATACCCCAAAAAATCCTATTTTAACTTACCATTTCTGGAATGGTGCTTTAAACTCCAGACCCAGTAAATGGCCTGATACTGATGTCATTGTTACTGTCACATTCTGGAGCGGGATGGAGACATAATGAAATCGGACAAATCAGAGACAAGgtaaaacacaaaagaggagACCTACgggtgcatgtgtgcatatctAATTATGTCACTGTATTCACTTACCTGACCAAAGAGATGATATTCATACTCATAGATTTTATTAAACTTTGACATCCCCTCCCTCTGAAATGGAAAAGAAGACCATCAGTACTGGAGCAACCATAGTCAATGCTATGGTAATTTTAAGGCTGTAGTTTTGTGTGCAGGCGTATTGGATTGTATTATATTGTCAGTCGTTCCTGGTATTTTTGTTCCCCACCTATCATTATGTTAATGTAATCGAGGGTGTAAGGATAGAGGGTACTGGGGTGGGCGATTTGACAATGTATGTATATTGTGGCACTAGTTTCCCTACTGTCCTGCCTTATTATTTGTACCATGGTAGCTACTAGCTATTCCTTGAATATCTCTCATTACATTAGGGCATTTTGGGCAATGTTGCAGATCACTGAGCAGGACTGTTTTATGGAAATAgctgatttttatttgatatttgcatcaatgtgatgaattAACTTGATTTCTCAGGTATATTATTCActggattagccaaaaacaGACTCCCATCTGGTTATTTACCCATTAACACCTGACAATTCATTTTCCAAAAAAGTTGCTATATCATAATATGTATCGATATTTACGTGTACAGTAAGTTCACATATGTCTTGAATCGTGATGAAGGTGAATTATTGGCACTTTTGCTTAAACTTAAAACTTCTGATCTACAGTGTCATCCATTCCTAGAGGGTGTTGGGGGAGCATGTGACTCTGTGAATACCAGTAAAAGTAGTGATTTCTGTTTAAGATTTACTGATTCACCTTGTACTTACGTTCAGCCAAGATTCACTCACAATGAGGAGACAAACTGATCCCTGAACAGTAACATTAATTGACTTGAGAAATACCAATCACAGCTGGTGGCCTCATATTGCTTGTTTAGTCAAACCAACAGTCTAACAAATAGTCTGATTCATTCATATTACAGGTTTAtgtcatttataaaaaatagaaagcaaagaaaaacagcaaatccttacataTGAGTCACTGGAGACAGcaaatatttatatgttttgcTTGAAAGAAGACAAACGATTTATAGATTGTCAAAGATGTTGCCGATTCATTGTCTATCCATCGACTGTTCGTTTCAGGACTATAACTGACTAATAACATTATTTGTTGGAGGGTTTTGTACTGTTGGTGAATAGACATGACTGACCCTCCTGGACCTGCCGCTGGACATGATCTCTGAGATGCCTTTGGCTGCATCGTTCTTCTCGGCTACGCAGAGGACCCGCTTGATCTGAGCCCGGCTCCGGTTCATGTCTGCCTGCTGCGGTGTGTCCGGCCACCGGTCACTCAGCGCCGCACAGAAACACGTCCGTTGGACCCCTAGCCGGTGTAGTCCCGATCGAAGCAAAGATCTCCCGAGGAGGTACACTAGCATGCCTGGTCGCTGTCACATGAAGCAGCCGGTTCTTCAGGCAGCCCCACTAAGTTACTGGTGTCTCTCCactgtgttagcatgttagctaacactagctagctaaaGCCATGGTATCCGCTCCGAAAACTTTTACAAAGAGATTAAAAAGTGGACAATGGTTGAATAACTTCGCTCCCGATAAATGAAATAGATAAAAAATATTGCTAACCAATCAAAAGCTGCTAATTCAACTTTATAAAGCGCAACATCGACCTCTAACAGCAGGACTGTTAGCTCTGTTTACAAATTCCCCGCCCGCCTGTCAAATACTGCCGTAATATAGGTCGTAATACTGTCGTAAAATCGTGCAACTATCAAAACGTCTCCATAAAACAAGtttataataatagtaaaataagTGCCTTCAAATTGACTATTGTCTAAATGCGGACCACATGTCGTGTTATTACAGATAATACGTctgcataataataattatattgtaaataataTTGATTAGATCAGAGAAAATTATAAAATCCACCCTAAatcaatatttgcattttcctATTTTAACATCTACAAGCTAAGGCTGTTTGAGGTTTGAGGTGTTTACAATCAACCTTGGGGGAGTTTACAATTTACAAAGgccaaacaaataaatgattcaGTATTACTCCCCCAAAATATATTCCTAACAGCATGGAGAGAGCTCTGAAAAGACCTGTCATGAAaactgtcatattttattttacaggtccatAATTTCTGAATAATTTGGTAGGAAGTTTCCTGCTCAGAAATACAGCATGTAATCTGGTATCTGCTAAAGTAAGTAAATTATAATCAAAGTTCTGAGATGGTTCTTTTAGCTAGAGAACTGTTTTGATTTCTAAAGTAATTTCAGGACACATGCAAATGCTCCACATAAATGAAATTTGCAGAAAATACAACTGAtctacac
The sequence above is a segment of the Enoplosus armatus isolate fEnoArm2 chromosome 17, fEnoArm2.hap1, whole genome shotgun sequence genome. Coding sequences within it:
- the top3a gene encoding LOW QUALITY PROTEIN: DNA topoisomerase 3-alpha (The sequence of the model RefSeq protein was modified relative to this genomic sequence to represent the inferred CDS: substituted 1 base at 1 genomic stop codon); translation: MXQRPGMLVYLLGRSLLRSGLHRLGVQRTCFCAALSDRWPDTPQQADMNRSRAQIKRVLCVAEKNDAAKGISEIMSSGRSRRREGMSKFNKIYEYEYHLFGQNVTVTMTSVSGHLLGLEFKAPFQKWHSCNPVLLFDAEVEKYCPDNMGQIKRTLEKEVRQCQAIVIWTDCDREGENIGFEIIDVCKAVKPNLQVFRAKFSEITPNSIRRACETLMAPDANISDAVDVRQELDLRIGASFTRFQTLRLQKIFPQSLANQLISYGSCQFPTLGFVVERFKAIQAFIPETFYKIKVLHEVEEDTVEFSWKRNRLFNHTACLVLYQICMEDPIATVTSVTSKPKSKWRPLPLDTVELEKLASRKLRINAKETMKIAEKLYTQGYISYPRTETNIFPANLALGPLVEQQTQSPVWGTFAQRVLNQPEGPNPRQGKKSDQAHPPIHPTKYSNTLQGNEGRVYEFIVRHFLACVSQDALGQETVVDIDIAQEKFSTSGLMIIARNYLDIYPYDRWSTKLIPVFEQGSQFQPSAIEMTDGQTSPPQLLTEADLISLMEKHGIGTDATHADHIETIKSRMYVGLTSDQRFLPGELGMGLVEGYNSMGYEMSKPNLRAELEADLKLVSEGRKDKQSVLQHHIQKYKTVFIESARKAKKLDEALSPYLGAAQQITEAEQQDMEIPLPVRKCPQCGRDMVLKKKREGNSKYLSCVGYPACKTAVWFPDTVLEVSRDDSICTTCQPRPVHMLKFKFRRGSLPPMMPLEFVGCIGGCDETLREVLDLKYLRAGGGGGGAGGGGGRGEDPRPPCSRPTRPEVPRAPRANPRPPLPPVPSWTPQPRPPPDGGGVSVNTNSDVIVCNCGQDALLLTVRKDGPNQGRQFYKCNGGSCNFFLWADQPSHQGPSLQAPQSSQPPTPSLGFRNTPGGGRGQEGGAEEHVGQTCNCNETAVTRTVQKDGPNKGRMFHTCGKPRDQQCGFFQWADENEPPPGGFGGGDGGKKGRKIVGDATANKPPAAKKPRTCGICHMPGHTRVTCPKR